A single Mangifera indica cultivar Alphonso chromosome 20, CATAS_Mindica_2.1, whole genome shotgun sequence DNA region contains:
- the LOC123204493 gene encoding uncharacterized protein LOC123204493 → MALLGMQADMQYKSYFPGHYSTTDLNLDAGGSTWPLNNIDKTLMKGHDYNGALLLPSPHPHLVQNKDALKQKMLKQEAMFKDQIRELHRLYLRQRELMDEMKTKLLKHHLQLETLPSNPFLLQNPLDFVQKTCHAYSLQQMNPACYRSSVLTAGNNLPLPCVKEGNSMYAGPKPAQTKFFIKDCELESKCKKFGEKILDLELPPDEHIDSEEEGCLPKAHTVLDYPLKRIDEVVHKSNLQSCHGSGTFNSASRRDNLTPSSFSAKRICLADLNEPVKLEEEADSIYIDVADLNKPTKHGEVAPPKLKFLADLNEPIKFEEETASMTIDFPSSAGDREFPCLDFSQNSNSGLHVFSKDLMQITKKRSDLETCSEGLHRETNKKEEWPSSDNEAGQSGSDSISLPPGFGGERSMSLEDAELKQTEGQSGSDSMSLPPGFGEQICTSLEDIELKQTQEFPRSSLIHQSEKKSCIEGSESLGREVSSNSFPDMDSSCQLISVTDVGNSEASSVSSWRKHVHDVMRTPIAVQALPCFSTSTPLSKNSKLSAASPRLIGKKSNAPSISFEGSDCNNNDLASEHHYPTKFVRLSMEVKPVKDINSKSVSCICTLGGEKKLEGLTRGLPWLKTKSMCKRKRGKRSELSTRVESVLERANLSCIHDVELKKVDASNNSSGKCIRGFQKIYNKSPQMLNGHSSSHHYPSEDEYIMTEEKDRVSDINLDSDPVIKSKKQLFWSKDVAGGGLQKKSSDFEVTIDLNSSIDEHEYSPAFSLSTEMDLEPPVSPENKERSPLQGESDENVEKPFQFSEKEDEDVRMDLVGNAMWATVSGQEGGDMLDELVRTAAKAIISISSSTIQTCSEITPHKPFEPCWSNELYWFAGVACLVVDDPDCEFGVALSCKNTKDDEECLSDGLDYFEAMTLKLTETKVEEQWVNKFNNQKYRKEEETVNTSLLSQTRRGRMRRRQQQQEFQSEILPSLASLSRYEVTEDMQTIEGLLEAANYSWGTFVARNSGRTSRARVKTRPCISTSNVTEISWREKGLGEGKLIGWGKITRRRRAPRCPASNRRLIQGQVN, encoded by the exons ATCCGTGAACTACATCGCCTTTACTTGAGACAGAGGGAATTGATGGATGAAATGAAAACCAAGTTGCTAAAACATCACCTACAGCTGGAAACCTTACCGTCGAATCCATTTTTGTTGCAGAACCCCCTTGATTTTGTCCAAAAGACATGCCATGCATATAGCTTGCAACAAATGAACCCTGCTTGCTACCGATCATCTGTTTTGACTGCTGGAAACAACCTACCATTGCCGTGTGTTAAAGAAGGAAATAGCATGTATGCAGGTCCTAAACCTGCCCAAACTAAATTCTTTATAAAAGACTGTGAGTTAGAGTCTAAGTGCAAGAAGTTTGGTGAGAAGATCTTGGATCTTGAACTTCCACCTGATGAGCACATTGATAGTGAAGAAGAGGGATGTTTACCCAAGGCACATACGGTGTTAGATTATCCTTTGAAGAGAATTGATGAGGTTGTGCATAAGAGTAATCTACAATCATGCCATGGAAGTGGCACTTTCAACTCAGCTTCCCGGCGGGACAATTTGACTCCTAGTTCTTTTTCTGCTAAAAGGATTTGTTTGGCTGACTTGAATGAACCGGTCAAGCTTGAAGAAGAGGCAGATTCCATCTACATAGATGTGGCTGACTTGAATAAACCAACCAAGCATGGGGAAGTGGCACCacctaaactcaaatttttggCTGACTTGAATGAGCCCATCAAGTTTGAGGAAGAAACAGCTTCTATGACTATTGATTTTCCAAGTTCTGCTGGCGACAGGGAGTTCCCATGTCTGGATTTTTCTCAAAACTCTAATTCAGGCCTCCATGTTTTCTCGAAAGATTTGATGCAAATTACCAAGAAAAGAAGTGATCTTGAAACTTGTTCTGAAGGTTTACACCgggaaacaaacaaaaaggaaGAGTGGCCATCTTCTGACAATGAAGCAG GACAAAGTGGAAGCGATTCCATTTCCTTGCCTCCAGGTTTTGGTGGAGAGAGATCCATGTCTTTAGAAGATGCTGAGCTCAAGCAAACTGAAGGGCAAAGTGGAAGTGATTCTATGTCTTTACCTCCAGGTTTTGGCGAACAGATATGCACATCTTTAGAAGATATTGAGCTCAAGCAAACTCAAGAATTTCCAAGGTCCAGCCTCATCCATCAGAGTGAGAAAAAATCTTGCATTGAAGGTTCAGAGAGCCTTGGAAGGGAAGTCTCCTCTAATAGCTTTCCTGACATGGATTCTTCTTGTCAGCTTATTTCTGTGACTGATGTAGGGAATTCTGAGGCATCCTCAGTTTCATCTTGGAGAAAACATGTACATGACGTTATGCGGACCCCTATAGCAGTTCAGGCACTCCCGTGCTTTAGCACATCTACACCATTGagtaaaaattctaaattatcaGCTGCAAGCCCTCGGCTTATTGGTAAGAAGTCTAATGCACCTTCGATCAGTTTTGAGGGCTCGGATTGTAACAACAATGATTTGGCTTCTGAGCACCATTATCCTACAAAATTCGTTAGACTTTCAATGGAAGTGAAGCCTGTTAAGGATATTAATTCTAAATCAGTGTCATGTATCTGTACCTTGGGCGGAGAAAAGAAGCTTGAAGGTTTAACAAGAGGGTTGCCTTGgcttaaaacaaaatcaatgtGTAAGAGGAAACGTGGTAAAAGAAGTGAGTTGTCAACTCGAGTGGAATCTGTCTTAGAGCGAGCTAATTTATCATGCATCCATGATGTAGAGCTGAAGAAGGTTGATGCAAGCAACAACTCAAGTGGCAAATGCATTCGAGgatttcaaaagatatataaCAAATCTCCTCAGATGTTGAATGGCCACTCTTCATCCCATCACTATCCATCCGAAGATGAATACATCATGACTGAGGAGAAGGATAGAGTTAGTGATATTAACTTGGATTCTGATCCTGTGATCAAGTCAAAAAAACAGCTATTTTGGAGTAAGGATGTTGCAGGAGGTGGACTTCAAAAGAAAAGTTCAGATTTTGAAGTCACTATTGACCTGAACTCAAGCATAGATGAGCATGAATATTCACCGGCATTCTCTCTTTCAACAGAAATGGATTTGGAACCACCTGTGAGCCCAGAAAATAAGGAGAGATCTCCACTGCAGGGAGAATCAGATGAAAACGTTGAGAAACCTTTTCAGTTCTCTGAAAAGGAAGATGAAGATGTGCGAATGGATCTTGTTGGTAATGCAATGTGGGCTACAGTGTCAGGACAAGAAGGTGGGGATATGCTAGATGAACTTGTTAGGACTGCAGCAAAGGCTATAATTTCCATTTCGTCATCTacaattcaaacttgttcagaAATCACTCCTCACAAGCCATTTGAACCTTGTTGGAGCAATGAGCTGTATTGGTTTGCTGGGGTAGCTTGTTTAGTGGTTGATGATCCTGATTGTGAATTTGGAGTAGCTCTGAGTTGTAAGAACACTAAAGATGACGAAGAGTGTCTGTCCGATGGTCTTGACTATTTTGAGGCCATGACACTGAAGCTAACTGAGACAAAGGTCGAAGAACAGTGGGTTAATAAGTTCAATAACCAAAAATACCGTAAAGAGGAAGAAACAGTCAATACTTCTTTACTTAGTCAGACCAGGAGAGGCCGGATGAGGAGGAGGCAGCAGCAGCAGGAATTCCAAAGTGAAATTCTCCCTAGTCTCGCTTCGCTTTCAAGGTATGAAGTGACTGAGGATATGCAGACAATAGAAGGCCTACTTGAAGCTGCTAATTACAGTTGGGGTACATTTGTGGCCAGAAATTCTGGCAGAACTTCCCGGGCAAGGGTAAAAACACGCCCATGTATTTCTACTTCCAATGTAACAGAGATTAGTTGGAGGGAAAAGGGACTTGGGGAGGGAAAACTCATCGGCTGGGGAAAGATAACAAGGCGGCGAAGGGCACCAAGATGTCCTGCTAGTAATCGTCGGCTTATTCAAGGCCAAGTCAACTGA
- the LOC123204269 gene encoding flavin-containing monooxygenase FMO GS-OX-like 9: MVSDNHQRTFHSKHVCVIGAGPSGLVAARELRKEGHAVVVLEQNDDVGGQWLYDPNVESEEPLGRSKFLKVHSSIYESLRLTSPREIMGYTDFPFVVKKGRDTRRFPGHRELWLYLKDFCEWFGLREMIRFNSRVEYVGMLDYGEFGKEVKWVVKSKEKKADQKVVEEVFDAVVVATGHYSHPRLPSIKGMDTWKGKQLHSHIYRVPEPFRNEIVVIVGNSLSGQDISIELVEVAKEVHLSAKSLNISEGLSKVLSKYKNLYLHPQIDVLGEDGHVTFVDGSWIIADTILYCTGYSYAFPYLDTKGIVAVDDDRVGPLYEHTFPPSLAPSLSFVGIPRKLIGFPFFESQAKWIAQLLSGKRALPSFNDMMLSIKEFYHSRDVAGIPKHYSHDIANFEYCDKYADTVGFPRLEEWRKGLCISALVNADANLETYRDCWDDHELLQEALQSPHFTQLNAH; this comes from the exons ATGGTTTCCGATAATCACCAACGAACATTCCACTCAAAGCATGTCTGCGTGATCGGGGCCGGCCCGTCGGGGTTGGTGGCGGCGAGGGAGCTAAGAAAAGAAGGCCACGCCGTGGTGGTTTTGGAGCAAAACGACGACGTTGGTGGGCAATGGCTATACGATCCTAACGTGGAGAGTGAGGAGCCATTAGGGAGGAGCAAATTTCTGAAAGTTCACAGCAGTATTTACGAGTCCTTGCGGCTGACGTCGCCGAGGGAGATCATGGGGTACACAGATTTTCCGTTTGTGGTGAAGAAAGGAAGAGATACGAGGAGATTTCCGGGGCACAGGGAGCTGTGGCTGTATTTGAAGGATTTTTGTGAGTGGTTCGGGTTGAGGGAGATGATTAGGTTTAACAGCAGAGTTGAGTATGTGGGGATGCTGGATTATGGAGAGTTTGGAAAAGAGGTGAAATGGGTTGTGAAGAGCAAAGAGAAGAAGGCTGATCAGAAAGTTGTGGAGGAAGTTTTTGACGCTGTGGTTGTTGCCACTGGCCATTACTCTCACCCCAGGTTGCCTTCCATTAAAG GAATGGATACATGGAAAGGGAAGCAACTTCATAGTCACATTTATAGAGTTCCAGAGCCATTTCGTAATgag ATTGTGGTGATTGTTGGGAATTCATTAAGTGGGCAAGATATATCGATTGAGCTTGTGGAAGTGGCAAAAGAAGTTCATCTTAGTGCAAAATCCCTTAATATTTCCGAGGgtttatctaaagttttatcCAAATATAAGAACTTGTATCTTCATCCCCAG ATAGACGTGCTAGGAGAAGATGGACATGTGACATTCGTTGATGGCTCGTGGATCATTGCAGACACCATCTTATATTGTACAGG GTATTCATATGCTTTCCCATATCTTGACACCAAAGGAATAGTAGCTGTGGATGATGACCGAGTGGGTCCTTTGTATGAGCATACCTTCCCTCCTTCTCTTgctccctctctctcttttgttGGCATTCCTCGaaag TTGATAGGGTTCCCTTTCTTTGAATCACAAGCAAAATGGATAGCTCAACTACTGTCTGGAAAAAGAGCCCTCCCATCATTCAATGACATGATGCTCTCCATAAAGGAATTTTACCACTCAAGGGATGTTGCTGGCATTCCCAAGCATTACTCTCACGACATTGCTAATTTTGAG TACTGTGATAAATATGCAGACACTGTTGGATTCCCTCGCTTGGAAGAATGGAGAAAAGGGCTTTGCATATCAGCTTTGGTGAATGCAGATGCTAATCTGGAGACATATCGAGATTGTTGGGACGATCATGAGCTTCTTCAGGAAGCTCTTCAGAGTCCTCATTTCACTCAACTTAATGCTCACTGA